In a single window of the Drosophila albomicans strain 15112-1751.03 chromosome 3, ASM965048v2, whole genome shotgun sequence genome:
- the LOC117568403 gene encoding U6 snRNA-associated Sm-like protein LSm2, which yields MLFYSFFKSLVGKEVVVELKNDLSICGTLHSVDQYLNIKLTDISVTDPDKYPHMLSVKNCFIRGSVVRYVQLPGDEVDTQLLQDAARKEAVVSTR from the exons ATG CTCTTTTATTCATTCTTTAAATCCCTCGTGGGCAAGGAAGTCGTGGTTGAGTTGAAAAATGACCTCAG CATTTGCGGCACGCTGCACTCGGTGGACCAGTATCTCAACATTAAGCTGACAGACATCAGTGTCACAGATCCAGACAAATATCCGCATATGCTGAGCGTCAAGAACTGCTTCATTCGCGGCTCTGTGGTGAGATATGTGCAGCTGCCCGGCGACGAGGTGGATACGCAACTACTGCAAGATGCGGCGCGCAAGGAAGCCGTGGTGAGCACGAGATAG